The following coding sequences are from one Leishmania braziliensis MHOM/BR/75/M2904 complete genome, chromosome 36 window:
- a CDS encoding universal minicircle sequence binding protein produces the protein MSALTCYKCGEAGHMSRSCPRVAATRSCYNCGETGHMSRDCPSERKPKSCFNCGSTEHLSRECTNEAKAGADTRSCYNCGGTGHMSRDCPNERKPKSCYNCGSTEHLSRECPDRH, from the coding sequence ATGTCTGCTCTCACGTGCTACAAGTGTGGTGAAGCCGGCCAcatgtcgcgcagctgcccgCGCGTCGCGGCGACCCGCTCTTGCTACAACTGCGGTGAGACCGGCCACATGAGCCGCGACTGCCCCAGCGAGCGCAAGCCGAAGTCGTGCTTCAACTGCGGCTCGACGGAGCACCTGTCTCGCGAGTGCACGAATGAGGCCAAGGCCGGGGCCGACACCCGCTCTTGCTACAACTGCGGTGGCACCGGCCACATGAGCCGCGACTGCCCGAACGAGCGCAAGCCGAAGTCGTGCTACAACTGCGGCTCGACGGAGCACCTGTCTCGCGAGTGCCCGGACCGCCACTAG